The Temnothorax longispinosus isolate EJ_2023e chromosome 4, Tlon_JGU_v1, whole genome shotgun sequence genome has a window encoding:
- the Nuak1 gene encoding uncharacterized protein Nuak1 isoform X2 has protein sequence MVVGEASIHNIMGGMESTGGVRLHNHKRKLKQRFDIIKKLGQGTYGKVQLGINKETGQEVAIKTIKKCKIETEADLIRIRREIQIMSSVQHPNIIHIYEVFENREKMVLVMEYAAGGELYDYLSERKVLGEHEARRIFRQIATAVFYCHKHKICHRDLKLENILLDQVGNAKIADFGLSNVFDEQRLLSTFCGSPLYASPEIVKGTPYHGPEVDCWSLGVLLYTLVYGAMPFDGSNFKRLVKQISQSDYFEPKKPSPASPLIKEMLTVCPGRRADIERICTHWWVNEGYEQNCLDIAEDLAAQTPVRLDLLLSLVPQSASAEKLLVGGDQQAGGDVANNVSSETLVPTRCHSVGSLRELDQNSSDRRIRELFEEEQPRSSAAGDAKRKLETTPSMDETAAAGVKRKERSRRKEKLDEREPRAYRSSSRHHSAPIPNSISEEAMEVEPAAIVTVPMSKTVDFDKIEDTAACLELIEESKERSSSKERSKTPLISEYQQSREPLSTESVQQICEIDRKASDERDKSQQKCTKSPNNSLYGDVIERIVLENTNKVANEKAFNNNKSGNMESKVPNRSDTNVRNETYVSQDNVQQLEPTENDFKKLKEKALSLDSELSNEVANDAPPAKPVERRRSKIFETAEKFNQLSSTAENEKPKKIFIPGVNVGGAKRAFERKASLSSITTPPPAKVSASKVIIDVPTNKKGEKDEQKLALGDCGDREMVTEDTLDKRDEAKKRAVDIISGAIGKPPMQKKLNGSPPQISPQSLDSKKLGLKIQVAPNDVRSATVSVSTPVETKFGFDVKPAAPETTITSTSDTTGVENSQLEEPKISSKMEIMLKSATLPRRKTSKAEITLSGVRPPETVAFKSEVEAKIDAFQPQKLRTQRSEVAFPVAAAVPHANRSSSLEPEGRLKAAPPKERIIPIQVEAGLERTQHSSTPPPKPPMSQRSMSQRSDSLSRQSTADSDTDSALGSTIGPEPIRKSPREYIIPIAVEGGGYVTPRSGSLEPENKTGTPTSTNPSRSRFGRPRRMSSLLSDASEDESPFSPLHGEDLLQRHMHRLRSSRPSRQPSEHADSLSSGEDDDDDGFELLTAENLFSTLLSRVRSLTQRLNVDDNRSAGFPSSRLFGRLGSQSSQAFWGLNKPLSSYESYVETRTMTTRLSESQFKHSLNRDADIFSKRDSASTSNPGTPNSPGSRSTPSRESVFEIGNNTLPRDNVEETRKAEDMETETAAKMRKEAQESLEQNFTPSLARRLSRQFIEQTRQSVPRSPSSARDNNRNSYQSPTRHMAQSLVGPSEVAKRYSTSTTTTSDRTKYRGRSLDRGIRRANSLLEPCKYDKSERHSPRRSISLFDDDDNCDDKLLPPLPKHIMTLGRRFKESVRSNVIGNVRRDSFHGYRTDKIQEEPGDDTHLSACGLKEDMDNITEDNSILEDTSISGCNSNATSMNNTTITTTITSSQSARSCEISPTESSSNLGDYGKSVCRSDLSKSFENRLLAAENLIKESKLKNLTSQQFNPNLNCNYKDTDKCDKETLMTTSDPLSLGCTKRRSCIPSLRLRSGSLTRESSVSVDRGKSLAGSSDSSVGGVNQERSILSKLFRGSGNGNGNGKEAEPKDPSNRSQKPKHRISRFLRPDFFDTPREESQYVKEKEAQRAAENERRKSRFMRRKNESKERKEDDSKDEKICKELKNEINALQKDKLDGVVPAAAFSSSSPSSSSPSSSSSFKDKSNKEEKKRAKTEQGSKSSFLHSLEKKLERLRSNDETTTSTAAKPTMNGSSISGDLTKEHELRECSAPPVSAECPSAELSLSEVKRTLSVKDLSRRGGSNKDAKNVTPSKGRVTSVLGLFKTNADTTKRNANGGSRTQNAIMSKLKRSPPKAVKSVELSFMEEDVTATSKIPTKFPRTDNKSTKKLPENKRSPPKEKVGTELKRSPPKEKAKEKESIVKERKTLVEKQSREIKRAPEKMAPSSDSSASSSVDKIKLDKTVDSPKRKSLDQSESLRKIVEDKHADPIVSSEDKKLIKTKRNISSLVGMRNESVATRIDKGEDVDKVDKKIKNLVKPKEDAACAKDEIDGSKKRIVRVVRKVVKKSSDSSENKSDKKGKSSKLPNAKKPVMMKKEKSPEGPNVTARGKEGLISIEGNDPNDQTPAAAAATRAKSDLPEKPMNAEHATENTNATRSGIEETHTGSDNVDVNDVKSLAAAPRANSQNCPSLSALPRDLSVPAVPTSPAARIDSSFDICQSRQQPLEQPRPSRANLKLDLSKIPQHAFRHATPKREPDSPRSVSPRANPAIPSVGSPKTDDPLERSGSDKLMECLSKMTHHANITGNKIIIDKPLRARDVADLKREVTECARIIENHVESRGNDPARSSQRAVADQAFVSGEPKEIVQDEESREIKLNPSQGINDVNHGVTKEAKEPPDDCTSEIFSPEEPESFDSWSICSADLNHNRSDLHSPTSPSYSLFMRGDSSESVIDRIRRRSFYSRFNDRKRPSLTAPPPGVSSVTLPRRFSFNSFRERDRDRDRSYNYGVPRMRAKDKSYILYGDDEVSSRKSPVDRERCSDALNMSLHGHQTEARKLFDPYGSTGLPSSSHESLRRYVRSPTLDLVASRAKYHSTDVIADNDLTRVPSYKSTLSRSFLNDGVADSSYCGRSTSTLPKKYGSTVSGLEPKSVEYYEEILSPSNPDYLSPRDTCRSPLLDIYLSRCENGCNHNGNLDLQQFSADKSRACTTAEIAVERDSKLLGEQKRNIMQRFSETRDTSSTAANILTNISIAERN, from the exons ATGGTTGTCGGAGAAGCaagtatacataatataatggGGGGGATGGAGAGCACGGGTGGCGTGCGCCTTCATAATCACAAGCGGAAGCTGAAGCAAAG GTTCGacattataaagaaattaggACAGGGCACCTATGGTAAGGTGCAATTGGGAATAAACAAGGAGACTGGTCAAGAGGTGGCAATaaagacaattaaaaaatgcaaaatagaaacGGAAGCTGATCTGATCAGAATACGGAGGGAGATACAGATCATGTCGAGTGTTCAACATCCGAATATTATTCACATTTACGAAG TGTTCGAAAACAGAGAGAAGATGGTGCTGGTAATGGAGTATGCGGCCGGGGGAGAACTATACGATTATCTAAGCGAGCGAAAAGTTCTGGGCGAGCACGAGGCCCGCAGAATATTCCGGCAGATAGCCACCGCTGTTTTCTATTGCCATAAACACAAAATCTGTCACAGAGACCTGAAGCTCGAGAACATTTTGTTGGACCAAGTCGGAAACGCCAAGATAGCCGATTTTGGTCTCTCGAACGTGTTCGACGAGCAGCGATTATTAAGCACGTTTTGCGGCAGTCCGTTATACGCGAGTCCGGAGATAGTGAAAGGAACTCCTTATCACGGGCCGGAAGTGGATTGCTGGAGTCTAGGTGTTCTACTGTACACATTGGTCTACGGTGCTATGCCCTTCGATGGGTCCAACTTTAAACGACTAGTCAAACAGATCTCACAATCCGATTATTTCGAGCCCAAAAAGCCATCCC CCGCTTCGCCGCTTATAAAGGAGATGCTCACGGTATGTCCCGGCAGACGTGCCGATATCGAGAGAATCTGTACTCACTGGTGGGTGAACGAAGGTTACGAGCAGAATTGTCTCGATATCGCCGAGGATTTGGCAGCTCAGACGCCAGTTCGACTAGATCTGTTGCTCTCTCTGGTGCCACAGTCGGCCAGCGCTGAGAAATTGCTAGTGGGAGGCGATCAGCAGGCAGGCGGGGATGTCGCGAATAATGTGTCTTCCGAAACTTTGGTGCCTACTAGATGTCATTCGGTCGGTAGCTTAAGGGAACTCGATCAGAATAGCTCCGACAGAAGGATAAGAGAGTTGTTCGAGGAAGAACAACCGAGGTCTTCCGCAGCTGGAGACGCTAAGAGAAAACTAGAGACAACACCGTCGATGGACGAGACGGCCGCGGCGGGCGtgaagaggaaagagaggtccagaaggaaagaaaagttAGACGAAAGAGAGCCTAGGGCGTACAGATCTTCGTCTAG GCATCATTCGGCTCCAATTCCAAATTCTATTTCGGAAGAGGCGATGGAGGTGGAACCGGCAGCCATTGTAACTGTTCCTATGAGTAAGACTGTTGACTTTGATAAAATAGAAGATACGGCAGCTTGTCTAGAGCTGATCGAAGAATCGAAGGAGAGATCGTCAAGTAAAGAGAGAAGTAAGACTCCGTTGATAAGCGAATATCAACAGTCACGTGAGCCATTGTCTACCGAGAGCGTTCAGCAGATCTGTGAGATCGATCGAAAGGCTAGCGATGAGCGAGACAAGTCGCAACAAAAGTGTACCAAGTCTCCTAACAATAGTTTATACGGAGACGTGATCGAGAGGATTGTTTTAGAAAACACGAATAAAGTAGCGAACGAGAAAGcgtttaacaataataagtCAGGCAATATGGAATCAAAAGTGCCAAATAGAAGCGACACGAACGTCAGAAACGAGACGTACGTGTCGCAAGATAACGTGCAGCAATTAGAACCAACGGAGAACGATTTTAAAAAGCTGAAAGAAAAGGCACTCTCCTTGGACTCCGAGCTGTCGAATGAGGTGGCAAACGACGCTCCACCTGCTAAACCCGTCGAGAGACGGCGCTCTAAAATATTTGAGACAGCTGAAAAGTTCAATCAACTGTCGTCTACCGCGGAAAACGAGAAACCTAAAAAGATCTTTATTCCTGGCGTTAACGTAGGAGGCGCGAAACGAGCCTTTGAACGAAAGGCTAGTCTCTCGTCTATAACCACACCACCACCTGCGAAAGTCAGCGCGTCCAAAGTTATCATCGATGTACCAACCAACAAGAAAGGCGAGAAGGACGAGCAGAAGCTGGCACTGGGGGATTGTGGAGATCGAGAGATGGTTACCGAGGACACCTTGGATAAGCGAGATGAAGCGAAGAAACGCGCTGTCGATATTATTAGTGGTGCCATCGGTAAGCCTCCAATGCAGAAGAAATTGAACGGCTCGCCGCCTCAGATATCGCCTCAGAGCCTGGACTCCAAGAAACTCGGATTGAAGATACAGGTTGCGCCGAATGACGTGCGATCGGCCACGGTGTCAGTCTCTACGCCGGTCGAGACGAAATTCGGCTTTGATGTTAAACCAGCGGCACCGGAAACAACT aTCACAAGTACGTCTGACACAACTGGCGTCGAAAATTCGCAGTTGGAAGAACCTAAGATATCTagtaaaatggaaataatgtTAAAGAGTGCAACGTTACCGAGACGAAAAACAAGCAAAGCTGAAATTACATTGTCCGGAGTCAGGCCGCCAGAAACTGTAGCGTTCAAGTCTGAGGTAGAAGCTAAGATTGATGCTTTTCAGCCGCAGAAATTGCGCACGCAAAGATCGGAGGTGGCGTTTCCAGTTGCCGCAGCGGTGCCTCATGCAAACAGAAGTTCAAGCTTAGAACCAGAAGGCAGACTTAAGGCTGCACCGCcgaaagaaagaattatacCTATCCAG GTAGAGGCAGGACTTGAGCGTACACAGCATTCGTCCACACCACCGCCTAAACCGCCAATGTCCCAGAGATCGATGTCTCAACGATCAGATTCTCTGTCTCGCCAATCGACCGCCGATTCAGACACGGACAGCGCTCTCGGTTCAACCATAGGACCGGAGCCAATCAGGAAGAGTCCTAGAGAGTACATAATTCCTATCGCGGTAGAGGGAGGCGGTTACGTTACTCCCAGATCGGGGAGTCTGGAGCCGGAGAATAAGACTGGCACACCGACAAGTACGAATCCATCGAGATCCCGATTCGGTAGACCAAGAAGAATGAGCTCTCTTTTATCGGACGCTAGCGAAGACGAGTCTCCCTTCTCTCCGTTGCATGG GGAGGATTTGTTGCAAAGACATATGCATCGGTTGAGGAGTTCGCGACCATCCAGGCAACCATCCGAGCACGCCGACAGCTTGTCGTCTGGCGAggacgatgatgatgacggTTTCGAGTTATTGACTGCTGAAAACTTGTTTTCCACATTGCTGTCCAGAGTGCGAAGTCTGACGCAGCGACTCAACGTTGATGATAATCGATCTGCTGGTTTCCCAAGCAGTAGACTGTTTGGTAGACTCGGCTCCCAATCATCGCAAGCGTTTTGGGGTCTTAACAAACCGTTGTCCAG CTACGAGAGCTATGTCGAAACACGGACCATGACTAC GCGGCTGTCGGAATCGCAATTTAAACATTCTCTGAATCGCGATGCGGATATATTTTCGAAGAGAGACTCCGCCAGTACTTCTAATCCCGGAACTCCAAATAGTCCTGGATCGCGTAGCACACCTTCCAGAGAGAGTGTCTTTGAAATCGGGAACAACACCTTACCCAGAG ATAATGTAGAAGAAACACGCAAAGCGGAAGACATGGAAACGGAAACAGCGGCGAAAATGAGGAAAGAGGCGCAAGAATCTCTGGAGCAGAATTTCACTCCCAGCTTGGCACGTAGATTGAGTAGGCAATTTATTGAGCAAACCCGACAATCCGTTCCGCGTTCACCATCATCTGCGCGCGACAACAACAGGAACAGTTATCAGTCGCCAACGAGACATATGGCGCAAAGTCTGGTAGGGCCGAGCGAGGTTGCAAAACGTTACTCCACATCCACGACCACGACTTCCGATCGGACCAAATACAGAGGCAGATCGCTCGATCGAGGTATTAGGAGGGCCAACAGCTTGCTAGAGCCATGCAAATACGATAAATCGGAACGGCACTCCCCACGAAGAAGCATCAGCCTgttcgacgacgacgacaactgCGATGACAAGCTATTGCCGCCTCTACCGAAGCATATAATGACGCTCGGTCGCAGATTCAAGGAATCGGTTAGATCGAACGTCATTGGTAACGTGAGGCGAGATAGCTTTCACGGTTACAGAACGGACAAGATCCAGGAAGAGCCCGGCGACGATACGCACCTGTCTGCCTGCGGACTCAAAGAGGACATGGACAACATTACGGAGGACAATTCCATATTGGAGGATACATCGATATCTGGGTGCAACTCGAACGCTACATCGATGAACAACACCACCATCACCACCACCATTACCTCAAGCCAGTCGGCCAGATCCTGCGAAATCTCACCCACGGAATCCTCGTCGAATCTGGGTGACTACGGCAAGTCGGTCTGCAGGTCCGATCTCTCAAAGAGTTTCGAGAACCGATTGCTCGCGGCGGAGAATCTAATCAAGGAGTCGAAATTGAAGAATTTGACGTCGCAACAATTTAATCCGAATCTCAACTGCAATTACAAGGATACGGACAAGTGCGACAAGGAGACTCTGATGACCACTTCGGATCCATTGTCATTGGGATGCACCAAGAGACGCAGTTGCATTCCGAGTCTCAGATTACGTTCGGGCTCGTTGACTAGAGAATCGAGCGTGAGCGTGGACCGCGGAAAGTCGCTCGCCGGCTCATCTGACTCGTCAGTCGGAGGCGTTAATCAGGAAAGATCAATTCTGAGCAAACTCTTCAGAGGCAGCGGCAACGGCAACGGCAACGGTAAGGAGGCCGAACCCAAGGACCCAAGCAATAGAAGCCAAAAACCGAAACATCGTATCTCACGCTTCTTGCGACCGGACTTTTTCGATACGCCGCGAGAGGAAAGTCAGTACGTGAAGGAGAAGGAAGCGCAGAGAGCGGCGGAGAACGAGCGTCGGAAGTCGCGGTTCATGAGGCGAAAAAATGAGAGCAAGGAGCGCAAGGAGGACGACTCGAAGGACGAAAAGATCTGTAAGGAACTAAAGAATGAGATAAACGCGCTGCAAAAGGATAAGTTGGACGGTGTCGTCCCGGCCGCCgctttttcctcctcctctccctcctcctcctcgccgtcttcctcttcctccttcaAGGACAAGTCCAAcaaggaagagaaaaagagagcgaAGACCGAACAAGGCTCGAAGAGCAGTTTTCTGCATTCGTTGGAGAAGAAACTGGAGAGGTTGCGCTCTAACGATGAGACGACGACCAGCACGGCTGCGAAGCCGACGATGAACGGCAGCTCGATCTCAGGCGATCTCACGAAGGAACACGAATTGCGTGAGTGCTCCGCGCCGCCCGTGTCCGCCGAGTGTCCGTCCGCGGAACTGAGCTTGTCCGAGGTGAAGAGAACGTTGAGCGTGAAGGATCTCTCGCGTCGTGGAGGATCGAACAAGGACGCGAAGAATGTGACGCCATCCAAGGGACGAGTGACGTCGGTATTGGGACTGTTCAAGACGAACGCGGATACCACCAAACGGAACGCGAACGGCGGCAGCCGGACGCAGAATGCGATTATGAGCAAATTGAAGAGGAGCCCGCCCAAGGCCGTCAAGTCGGTCGAGTTGTCTTTCATGGAGGAAGACGTAACCGCGACGAGTAAAATACCGACGAAATTCCCTAGAACCGACAATAAGTCGACGAAAAAGCTCCCGGAGAACAAGAGATCGCCACCTAAGGAGAAGGTAGGGACCGAGTTGAAAAGATCGCCGCCCAAAGAGAAAGCTAAGGAAAAAGAGTCGATCGTTAAGGAAAGGAAAACTTTGGTGGAAAAGCAATCGAGGGAAATTAAAAGAGCGCCGGAAAAAATGGCGCCATCCTCGGACTCCTCGGCGTCGTCATCCGTGGATAAAATAAAGCTAGACAAAACAGTGGACTCACCGAAGAGAAAATCGTTGGACCAGTCGGAATCTCTGCGGAAAATCGTGGAAGATAAGCACGCAGATCCCATCGTCAGTAGCGAAGATAAGAAACTGATAAAAACCAAAAGGAACATTAGCTCTCTAGTAGGCATGAGGAACGAGTCCGTCGCGACAAGGATCGACAAAGGCGAAGATGTCGATAAAGTCGATAAGAAGATTAAGAATTTGGTCAAGCCGAAGGAAGATGCGGCCTGTGCTAAAGATGAGATCGATGGTTCTAAGAAGAGAATAGTACGCGTTGTGAGGAAAGTCGTCAAGAAATCGTCCGACAGCTCTGAGAACAAATCCGACAAAAAAGGCAAATCATCGAAGCTGCCAAATGCGAAGAAACCCGTGATGatgaagaaggagaagagtCCCGAAGGTCCAAATGTCACGGCACGAGGAAAGGAAGGTTTAATTTCGATCGAAGGAAACGATCCCAATGATCAGACtcccgcggccgcggccgcgacACGGGCCAAGTCGGACTTGCCGGAAAAGCCCATGAATGCCGAACATGCTACGGAAAATACAAATGCGACGCGGAGTGGCATTGAGGAAACCCATACTGGATCGGATAACGTCGATGTAAACGATGTTAAATCGCTTGCCGCAGCCCCGCGGGCGAATTCTCAGAACTGTCCAAGTTTGAGCGCTTTGCCGCGGGACTTATCAGTTCCCGCGGTTCCAACGAGTCCCGCAGCTCGGATCGACTCGAGCTTCGATATCTGTCAGTCGAGGCAACAGCCATTGGAACAACCTCGGCCGAGTAGGGCGAATCTGAAACTCGATCTGTCCAAGATACCGCAACACGCATTTAGACACGCGACTCCCAAGAGAGAGCCGGACTCGCCTAGGTCCGTGTCACCCAGGGCGAATCCCGCCATCCCATCTGTCGGATCGCCTAAAACGGACGATCCGTTAGAGAGGAGTGGTTCGGACAAACTGATGGAGTGCTTGTCCAAGATGACGCACCACGCCAACATTACCGGCAACAAGATAATCATCGATAAGCCGTTGCGAGCGAGGGACGTTGCCGATCTGAAGCGAGAGGTCACCGAATGCGCCAGGATCATAGAAAATCACGTGGAATCGCGTGGAAACGATCCAGCTCGCTCCAGCCAGCGAGCCGTCGCCGATCAGGCATTCGTTTCGGGCGAACCGAAAGAGATTGTACAGGACGAAGAATCGAGAGAGATTAAGCTGAATCCTTCTCAAGGGATCAACGACGTTAACCACGGAGTGACTAAAGAGGCTAAAGAGCCACCGGATGATTGCACCAGCGAGATATTCTCGCCCGAGGAGCCCGAGAGTTTCGATTCCTGGTCAATCTGCTCGGCTGACCTGAATCACAATCGCAGCGATTTGCACTCGCCGACATCGCCGTCGTACTCTCTATTCATGCGTGGCGACAGCTCGGAATCGGTAATAGATCGAATACGAAGGCGCAGTTTCTACTCGAGATTCAATGACCGAAAGAGGCCATCCTTGACGGCGCCGCCACCGGGAGTGAGCAGCGTGACTCTGCCTAGAAGATTCAGCTTCAACAGTTTTAGAGAGAGGGACCGCGACCGAGACCGATCGTATAATTATGGAGTTCCCAGGATGAG ggCGAAGGACAAAAGTTACATTTTGTACGGCGACGACGAGGTGTCCTCGAGGAAATCACCGGTCGACCGAGAGAGATGCAGCGACGCATTGAACATGTCGTTGCACGGTCATCAGACGGAAGCGAGAAAGTTGTTCGATCCTTACGGTAGTACGGGCTTGCCGTCTTCCTCACACGAATCTCTCAGGAGATACGTGAGATCCCCGACGCTGGACCTCGTCgcgtctcgcgccaagtatcACAGCACGGACGTCATTGCGGACAACGATCTCACTCGAGTACCCTCGTACAAGAGTACCCTGTCGAGATCGTTCCTGAACGACGGTGTCGCGGACTCTTCCTATTGCGGTAGAAGCACGTCGACTTTGCCGAAAAAGTATGGCTCCACCGTCAGTGGCCTAGAACCGAAGAGCGTAGAGTATTACGAGGAGATTCTATCACCGAGCAATCCCGATTATCTATCACCACGCGACACCTGCCGTTCGCCGTTGCTGGATATCTATCTGAGCAGATGCGAAAACGGATGTAATCACAACGGCAATTTGGATTTGCAACAGTTTAGCGCCGATAAATCAAGAGCCTGCACGACGGCGGAGATCGCCGTAGAAAGGGATAGTAAGCTGCTTGGTGAGCAGAAAAG aaACATAATGCAACGCTTCAGCGAAACGAGGGATACGTCCTCGACAGCTGCGAATATCCTAACAAATATATCTATTGCCGAacgaaattga